A genomic stretch from Hydrogenispora ethanolica includes:
- the larA gene encoding nickel-dependent lactate racemase, with protein sequence MKHVSMKLGAERIAVPLPDRTEVLAMATPEPLADPAAAVAAALEHSSGAPGLDRLIRQKLEAKPDLRAAVVVSDNTRPVPYRGEAGILWPILRNLLDRGVAAERIVVIVANGTHRSLNPDELRAMLDPRVFEAGIPVVNHDCFDRESLEYLGETRRGSRIYINREYLRADLKILTGLVESHFMAGFSGGRKSVCPGLIGEESTYVFHSAPMLASPLACDLSLAGNPCHEEALEVARKAGADYIVNVTLDHQFRLTGVFAGELEQAHLRAAEQVRKYVAIPVAREYDLVVTHAGFVGINHYQAAKAGVAASRILKPGGSLILIADNCDTDPVGSARYRTVLHLLRQIGAERFNRLILSPDWTFIPEQWQVQMWTKLLAKIPPEHFIYYSPQLTAADYEYLPGTDGNLFLPEAERYRGDPAAAARVVELAVAHQLRAAERAGREPLSIAYLADGPYGIPVLE encoded by the coding sequence ATGAAACATGTCAGTATGAAATTGGGCGCGGAACGGATCGCCGTCCCGCTGCCCGACCGGACCGAGGTTTTGGCCATGGCCACGCCGGAGCCGCTGGCCGATCCGGCCGCAGCCGTCGCGGCGGCTTTGGAGCATTCCAGCGGCGCGCCGGGCCTGGATCGGCTGATCCGGCAGAAACTGGAGGCGAAGCCCGATCTCCGCGCGGCGGTGGTGGTCTCCGACAATACCCGGCCCGTGCCCTACCGGGGCGAAGCCGGGATCCTCTGGCCGATCCTCCGCAACCTATTGGACCGGGGCGTCGCGGCGGAACGGATCGTGGTGATCGTCGCCAACGGCACCCACCGCAGCCTGAATCCGGATGAGCTGCGGGCCATGCTGGATCCGCGGGTCTTTGAGGCCGGGATCCCGGTGGTGAACCACGACTGTTTCGACCGGGAGTCCCTGGAGTATCTGGGCGAGACCCGGCGCGGCAGCCGGATCTACATCAACCGCGAGTATCTGCGGGCCGATCTGAAGATCCTGACCGGGCTGGTGGAGAGCCACTTCATGGCCGGATTCTCCGGCGGCCGCAAGTCGGTCTGCCCCGGCCTGATCGGCGAGGAGAGCACCTACGTCTTTCATAGCGCGCCGATGCTGGCCTCGCCGCTGGCCTGCGATCTCAGCCTGGCGGGGAACCCCTGCCACGAGGAGGCGCTGGAGGTGGCCAGGAAAGCCGGGGCCGACTATATCGTCAACGTCACCCTGGACCACCAGTTCCGCCTCACCGGCGTCTTCGCCGGCGAGCTGGAGCAGGCCCATCTCCGCGCGGCGGAGCAGGTCCGGAAATACGTCGCCATCCCCGTGGCCCGGGAGTACGACCTGGTGGTCACCCACGCCGGCTTCGTCGGGATCAACCATTACCAGGCGGCCAAGGCCGGGGTCGCCGCCAGCCGGATCCTGAAGCCGGGCGGGAGCCTGATCCTGATCGCCGACAACTGCGACACGGATCCGGTGGGCAGCGCCCGCTACCGGACGGTGCTGCACCTGCTGCGCCAGATCGGGGCCGAGCGCTTCAACCGGCTGATCCTTTCGCCGGACTGGACCTTCATCCCCGAGCAATGGCAGGTCCAGATGTGGACCAAGCTACTGGCCAAGATCCCGCCGGAACATTTCATCTATTACAGTCCGCAGCTGACGGCCGCGGACTACGAATACCTGCCCGGAACCGACGGCAATCTTTTCCTGCCGGAGGCGGAGCGCTACCGGGGCGATCCGGCGGCCGCGGCCCGGGTGGTCGAGCTGGCGGTCGCGCATCAGCTGCGGGCGGCGGAGCGGGCGGGCCGGGAACCGCTCTCCATCGCCTATCTGGCGGACGGCCCCTACGGCATCCCCGTCCTGGAGTGA
- a CDS encoding alginate lyase family protein: protein MGNPAARLCGTLRRTPLLFLVKKIPGALYRAIAAQVRSRTIRRRPVTIAAANFEDFTPKCRCLPEEDGRERSRYLTLLKAWGADAYPVAEADRIVDHVFNLLGSGDRSLGERIAWNVDFKTGYGWENDYFGRIRLLDPDSPADVKVVWELSRFQHLFTLGKAYWLTGAAKYALEFRRQIEDWAEQNPVELSVNWTCAMEAAIRAVNWIAGYAFFKDAPALDGVFWSRFHQLLYLHGRFIMAHLENRSRYNNNHYLADLAGLIWLGIYFGDHYVCGERAGNNPKVWLTFAVRELERQLFIQVNPDGTDYETATAYHRLVTEILLLTAILCRKNGIEFSEAFMKRLRRMAGFLMRLTKPDGTIPGVGDADDGRLLILTHYSGWNRWDCRDLLAIAGEFFDDDRLRFYGAGHREAALWAAGSWRQPFIQPLPLGSQAFRQGGYYLLRNERVYCLIRCGELSCRGEGGHSHNDQLSLVLNVQGTDLIVDPGLYVYSADYRMRNLFRSTGVHNTLCVAGCEQNRFDPGELFAMEEESHGECLAFRSDYFCGQHRGYRSSAGLIHRRSVHLTRDGITLDDQLFGKPGRGNWHLNFTLAPGVSARVEGSEIELARDGVAVRIGGGMNAAAAVGQGWLATSYGAIVPTRRLTVRSLSPEQYRLTLRFTLARRARESCACERELLARRGELG from the coding sequence ATGGGCAATCCAGCCGCGAGGCTCTGCGGCACGTTGCGCCGGACGCCGCTTCTTTTCCTGGTGAAAAAAATACCCGGCGCGCTTTACCGGGCGATCGCCGCCCAAGTGCGCAGCCGGACGATCCGGCGGCGACCGGTGACCATCGCCGCCGCCAATTTTGAAGATTTCACTCCGAAATGCCGCTGCCTTCCGGAGGAGGACGGCAGGGAACGCTCCCGTTATCTGACGCTGCTCAAAGCGTGGGGAGCCGATGCCTATCCGGTCGCCGAGGCGGACCGGATCGTGGACCATGTTTTCAACCTGCTGGGTTCGGGGGATCGCTCCTTGGGAGAGCGGATCGCCTGGAACGTCGATTTTAAAACCGGATATGGCTGGGAAAACGATTATTTTGGACGCATCCGGCTGCTCGATCCCGACAGTCCGGCCGATGTCAAAGTAGTCTGGGAATTGTCGCGCTTCCAGCATCTTTTTACGCTGGGCAAGGCATACTGGCTCACCGGCGCGGCGAAGTACGCGCTCGAGTTCCGCCGGCAGATCGAAGACTGGGCGGAGCAAAATCCGGTGGAGCTGTCGGTGAATTGGACCTGCGCCATGGAGGCGGCGATCCGCGCCGTCAACTGGATCGCGGGCTACGCCTTTTTCAAGGACGCCCCGGCGCTGGACGGCGTGTTCTGGAGCCGCTTTCACCAGCTGCTGTACCTGCACGGCCGGTTTATCATGGCCCACCTGGAGAACCGCTCCCGGTACAACAACAACCACTATCTGGCCGACCTGGCCGGTCTGATCTGGCTCGGAATCTATTTCGGCGATCATTATGTCTGCGGCGAGCGCGCCGGGAACAACCCCAAAGTCTGGCTGACCTTCGCTGTGCGGGAACTGGAGCGGCAGCTGTTCATCCAGGTGAATCCCGACGGCACCGATTACGAAACCGCCACGGCCTATCACCGCCTGGTCACCGAGATCCTTCTGCTGACGGCCATCTTGTGCCGGAAGAACGGGATCGAGTTTTCGGAGGCTTTCATGAAACGGCTGCGGAGGATGGCCGGGTTTCTGATGCGGCTGACCAAGCCCGACGGGACCATCCCCGGCGTGGGCGATGCCGATGACGGGCGGCTGCTCATCCTCACCCATTATTCCGGCTGGAACCGGTGGGATTGCCGCGATCTGCTGGCGATCGCCGGGGAGTTCTTCGACGACGACCGGTTGCGTTTTTACGGCGCCGGCCACCGGGAAGCGGCGCTGTGGGCCGCCGGCTCCTGGCGGCAGCCCTTCATTCAGCCGCTGCCCCTCGGTTCGCAGGCCTTCCGGCAAGGCGGTTATTATCTGCTCCGCAATGAACGGGTCTATTGCCTGATCCGCTGCGGGGAACTGTCCTGCCGCGGCGAGGGGGGGCACAGCCATAACGATCAGCTGAGCCTGGTCCTGAACGTCCAGGGGACGGATCTGATCGTCGATCCCGGACTCTATGTGTATTCGGCGGACTACCGGATGCGCAACCTCTTCCGCAGCACCGGGGTTCATAATACCTTGTGCGTCGCGGGCTGCGAGCAAAACCGCTTCGATCCCGGGGAGCTGTTCGCCATGGAAGAGGAGAGCCACGGCGAATGCCTGGCCTTCCGGTCCGATTATTTTTGCGGACAGCATCGCGGCTATCGGAGCAGCGCCGGCCTGATTCACCGGCGCAGCGTCCATCTGACGCGGGACGGCATCACCTTGGACGATCAGCTCTTCGGCAAGCCCGGGCGGGGGAACTGGCATTTGAACTTCACGTTGGCGCCGGGGGTCTCCGCCCGGGTGGAGGGGTCCGAAATTGAGCTGGCCAGGGACGGCGTGGCGGTGCGGATCGGCGGCGGGATGAACGCCGCCGCGGCCGTCGGCCAGGGCTGGCTGGCCACCTCCTATGGCGCCATCGTCCCGACCCGGCGCTTGACCGTCCGCAGCCTCAGCCCGGAACAGTACCGGCTGACGCTCCGTTTCACCCTGGCGCGGCGGGCGCGGGAATCCTGCGCTTGCGAAAGGGAACTCCTGGCGAGAAGGGGTGAATTGGGATGA
- a CDS encoding sugar ABC transporter substrate-binding protein, with protein sequence MKKLKWLLAGALILGLAIPYGYAAEKVTYPISGLGLQVKTKVKAKKKYVIACVVKNSTNPYMVKQLEGLKKAGKDMGFEPVVLAPAKQDSIEEQVRIIEDLLQRGIDALVVHPSDSNGIVPAVEKAVAKNVPVVTIGTPANSDKPLFRTGVDYTETGAVIGEWIAGKLKGKGNVIVLEGPPQAQNARERNAGISESLAKYPGIKILASQPANFQRLMGMQVMENLLQKYNKVDAVIAANDESALGAVMAIKAAGRSEDGILVAGFDGNEDASWAIKKGQMAVSYNTDPISSAYCAAAYLVQYLNDGSKPPAKFLPYPSALNKPLITKDNIDSYISKFAWWK encoded by the coding sequence TTGAAAAAGTTGAAGTGGCTGTTGGCCGGCGCGTTGATTCTGGGTCTGGCCATCCCCTACGGTTATGCCGCCGAAAAAGTAACCTACCCCATCTCCGGTTTGGGCCTGCAAGTGAAGACCAAAGTCAAGGCGAAAAAGAAATATGTCATCGCCTGCGTGGTCAAGAATTCCACCAATCCGTACATGGTCAAGCAGTTGGAAGGCTTAAAGAAAGCCGGCAAGGACATGGGCTTCGAGCCGGTGGTCCTGGCCCCGGCCAAACAGGACAGCATCGAGGAACAGGTCCGAATCATTGAGGATCTGCTGCAACGGGGCATCGACGCCCTGGTGGTCCACCCCTCCGACTCCAACGGGATCGTCCCGGCGGTGGAGAAGGCGGTGGCCAAGAACGTCCCGGTGGTGACCATCGGCACCCCGGCCAACTCCGACAAACCGCTCTTCCGGACCGGCGTCGATTATACCGAGACCGGCGCGGTGATCGGCGAATGGATCGCGGGGAAATTGAAAGGCAAGGGCAATGTGATCGTGCTGGAAGGCCCGCCGCAGGCCCAGAACGCCCGGGAACGGAACGCCGGGATCAGCGAGTCCCTCGCCAAATACCCCGGCATCAAGATCCTGGCCTCGCAACCCGCCAATTTCCAACGCCTGATGGGTATGCAAGTCATGGAGAACCTGCTGCAGAAGTACAACAAGGTGGACGCGGTGATCGCCGCCAATGACGAGTCGGCGCTGGGCGCGGTGATGGCCATCAAGGCCGCCGGCCGCAGTGAGGACGGCATTCTGGTGGCGGGCTTCGACGGCAATGAGGATGCCAGCTGGGCGATTAAGAAAGGCCAGATGGCCGTCTCCTACAACACCGATCCCATCTCCAGCGCGTATTGCGCCGCCGCTTACCTGGTCCAGTACTTAAATGACGGCTCCAAGCCGCCGGCGAAATTCCTGCCCTACCCGTCGGCGCTCAACAAGCCGTTGATCACTAAAGATAACATCGATTCCTACATCTCCAAATTCGCTTGGTGGAAATAA
- a CDS encoding glycosyltransferase — MRGMIGLKKAAKYLLLPLGWVIRTVWPRRDEVIILMYHRVCAGVGKELAVTPADFAWHLDYLRRHHYAVIPLDRAWEMLRAGTVRGKSVVLTFDDGYADYDQNARPLLEALGYPSTLYLVPGWIGTGRVFPWDRDSGESPLLGWERLRQLAATGLVSFGSHTLDHIDLAGLDEAALDREVAGSRRLLEQRLKQPVRHFAYPRGISDGPAERWVGAHYQTGVLISTGRRVARTIRPEDRVRLKRVPIQNSDGRWLFVAKLKGWLIGEEWLRQWTWRLLHRPARPQAAGAGPAPRRCRLLMGVTLSELGGAQKVVFELLKSLGEDEYETTVATAPGGELLQWIAQLNAARRTPVRVVLLPSLRREIAPWNDLRTLFRLWRLCRAGKYDVAHFHSSKMGILGPIAAFAAGVKRSCFSVHGWGIQETQGRVVRAGLGLLVRLANSLCAAVACVSEATLQQGLRHHWLDPRKSRVIHNGLAEAPAARGKLRRELGIGAATPVLGTILRLAEQKEPLAPVRLARLLRERGREFRLVIIGDGPLQEECRREIRRCGLEAVVLLLGTRHDARELLNDFDIALLFSRWEALPLMVIEAMLAGKPVVASRVGGLPELVRHGATGYLVGDDQLETAAAYVEELLDDAALRKRMGEAGRSLAGRQFSDPQMVAAYREMYRGEPPCGAAGSPGLPGAAAGPGKG, encoded by the coding sequence ATGCGGGGAATGATCGGGCTCAAAAAGGCCGCCAAATATCTCTTGCTCCCGCTGGGTTGGGTGATCCGGACGGTATGGCCGCGGCGCGACGAAGTGATCATTCTGATGTACCACCGGGTGTGCGCGGGGGTCGGCAAAGAGCTGGCCGTCACCCCGGCCGATTTCGCCTGGCACCTGGATTACCTGCGGCGGCATCATTATGCCGTGATCCCGCTGGACCGGGCCTGGGAGATGCTGCGGGCCGGGACGGTCCGCGGCAAATCCGTGGTCTTGACCTTTGACGACGGTTACGCCGACTATGATCAGAACGCCCGGCCGCTCCTGGAAGCGCTCGGTTACCCGTCCACCCTGTACCTGGTGCCCGGATGGATCGGGACCGGCCGGGTATTCCCCTGGGACCGCGACAGCGGGGAGAGCCCGTTGCTGGGCTGGGAGCGCCTGCGCCAGTTGGCTGCCACCGGGCTGGTGAGCTTCGGATCGCACACCCTCGACCATATCGATCTGGCCGGGCTGGACGAGGCGGCCCTGGACCGGGAAGTGGCCGGGTCCCGCCGGCTGCTGGAGCAACGCCTGAAGCAGCCGGTCCGCCACTTCGCCTACCCCCGCGGCATCTCCGACGGCCCGGCGGAACGGTGGGTGGGAGCGCATTACCAGACCGGCGTGCTGATCTCCACCGGCCGCCGCGTTGCCCGGACCATCCGGCCGGAAGACCGGGTCCGGCTGAAACGGGTTCCCATCCAAAACAGCGATGGCCGGTGGTTATTCGTCGCCAAGCTGAAAGGATGGCTGATCGGCGAGGAATGGCTGCGGCAATGGACCTGGCGCCTGCTGCACCGTCCGGCGCGGCCTCAAGCCGCGGGGGCCGGCCCCGCGCCGCGCCGCTGCCGGCTCTTGATGGGGGTCACCCTGTCGGAGCTGGGAGGCGCCCAAAAAGTCGTCTTCGAATTGCTCAAGTCCCTGGGGGAGGATGAGTACGAGACGACCGTGGCGACCGCTCCCGGCGGCGAACTGCTGCAGTGGATCGCCCAATTGAACGCGGCGCGCCGGACGCCGGTCCGCGTCGTCCTCCTGCCGTCGCTGCGGCGGGAGATAGCGCCCTGGAATGATCTGCGGACCCTTTTCCGGCTGTGGCGCCTCTGCCGGGCCGGAAAATATGACGTGGCCCACTTCCACAGCTCCAAGATGGGCATCCTGGGCCCCATCGCCGCTTTTGCCGCCGGCGTGAAACGCAGCTGCTTCTCGGTGCACGGCTGGGGGATCCAGGAAACCCAGGGCCGGGTGGTCCGGGCCGGTTTGGGCCTGCTGGTCAGGCTGGCCAATTCGCTCTGCGCCGCGGTGGCCTGCGTCTCCGAAGCCACCCTCCAGCAGGGGCTGCGGCATCACTGGCTGGATCCCCGGAAAAGCCGGGTGATTCATAACGGGTTGGCCGAAGCGCCCGCGGCCCGGGGCAAGCTCCGGCGGGAGCTGGGCATCGGCGCGGCGACGCCGGTCCTGGGGACCATCCTCCGCCTGGCGGAGCAGAAAGAACCCCTGGCCCCGGTGCGGCTCGCCCGGTTGCTGCGGGAGCGGGGCCGGGAGTTCCGCCTGGTGATCATCGGCGACGGGCCGCTGCAAGAGGAGTGCCGGCGGGAGATCCGGCGCTGCGGTTTGGAAGCGGTCGTGCTGCTGCTGGGGACCCGCCACGATGCCCGGGAATTGCTGAACGACTTTGACATCGCCCTGCTCTTTTCGCGCTGGGAAGCGCTGCCCCTGATGGTGATCGAGGCGATGCTGGCCGGCAAGCCGGTGGTCGCCAGCCGGGTGGGAGGGCTCCCCGAATTGGTGCGGCACGGGGCGACCGGCTATCTGGTCGGGGACGATCAGCTGGAAACCGCCGCGGCCTATGTCGAGGAGCTGCTGGACGACGCCGCGCTCCGGAAACGCATGGGAGAAGCGGGGCGATCCCTGGCGGGCCGGCAATTTTCGGATCCCCAAATGGTCGCGGCCTACCGGGAAATGTACCGGGGCGAGCCTCCGTGCGGCGCGGCCGGCTCGCCCGGACTGCCCGGCGCCGCCGCCGGCCCCGGGAAGGGATAG
- a CDS encoding glycosyltransferase: protein MIVQVGPFPGPLGGVSVYVKRMKDYLDRAGVANQVWDIGAAPAADLPPGVLATAIRRAPWQLLLRKDVRLIHYHLYTRRSRIYIGYCNAAFCRDRSKFLTLHGEARRICGAGDRALRRALNSFDAILCVRPGDGAYLAAQGVTAAIHEIPAFIPPRPAGPQPPPAPEIGDFLARHPFMISANASALRFHDGADLYGVDLCIELTARLRREHPGLGVGCLFGLAEVREAGYLRRLRERIAALGIGDDFLLMQGGAEFYPLIQKSQLFIRPTNTDGYSLSLAEALFFRVPALASDAAQRPPGTLLFRSRDPDDLYRQAARVMQEHAAYRARAQSFVPPDYAGAILQLYQDALSKPARAMPTRRKDLERP, encoded by the coding sequence ATGATCGTTCAAGTCGGGCCCTTTCCCGGCCCTTTGGGCGGCGTATCGGTATACGTGAAACGGATGAAAGATTATCTGGACCGGGCGGGCGTCGCCAATCAGGTCTGGGACATCGGCGCCGCGCCCGCGGCGGACCTCCCGCCCGGTGTCCTGGCCACGGCTATTCGCCGGGCGCCGTGGCAATTGCTGCTGCGCAAGGATGTCCGGTTGATCCATTATCATCTCTACACCCGGCGCAGCAGGATCTATATCGGATACTGCAACGCGGCGTTCTGCCGGGACCGCTCCAAATTTCTGACTCTCCATGGCGAAGCGCGGCGGATCTGCGGCGCCGGCGACCGGGCGCTGCGCCGCGCCCTGAACAGTTTTGACGCCATTCTCTGCGTCCGGCCGGGCGATGGCGCCTACCTCGCCGCCCAGGGGGTGACGGCCGCCATTCACGAGATTCCGGCCTTCATCCCGCCCCGGCCGGCCGGGCCACAGCCGCCGCCCGCGCCGGAGATCGGAGACTTCCTGGCCCGGCATCCCTTCATGATTTCCGCCAATGCCTCGGCGTTGCGCTTCCATGACGGCGCCGATCTGTACGGCGTGGATCTCTGCATTGAGCTGACGGCGCGGCTGCGGCGGGAGCATCCCGGGCTGGGGGTGGGCTGCCTCTTCGGCCTGGCCGAGGTGAGAGAGGCAGGCTATCTCCGGCGGCTGCGGGAACGCATCGCCGCCCTGGGAATCGGGGATGATTTCCTGCTGATGCAAGGCGGCGCCGAGTTTTACCCGCTCATTCAAAAAAGCCAGCTGTTCATCAGACCGACCAATACCGACGGCTACTCGCTCTCCTTGGCCGAGGCCCTTTTCTTCCGGGTGCCGGCCCTCGCCAGCGACGCCGCCCAACGGCCTCCGGGAACGCTGCTGTTCCGGTCGCGGGATCCGGACGACCTTTACCGCCAAGCGGCCCGGGTCATGCAGGAGCATGCCGCCTACCGGGCGCGGGCGCAAAGTTTCGTCCCGCCGGACTATGCCGGGGCCATTCTGCAACTGTATCAGGACGCGCTGTCCAAGCCGGCCCGGGCGATGCCTACAAGGCGAAAGGACCTTGAAAGACCCTAA
- a CDS encoding O-antigen ligase family protein has protein sequence MLTNLLCAALGMIAGYKNRAHLLYLYLILYPFDGAVLNGTGITVFHVISYGVLAPLILYLGYDLLTLGKNDERARFATVSLSLGLLYIYIFCRYLAALNPKRDSYFLVLTSGFVLIFGVLYYYRQLQTGRIIQIFRLLILVELAVVARQALFGAEPGLVLGVFDFSRMEPKVILAEDYYRATGTFQDPNYYALYLAAISSFLMLRFSWLNAGVGWLGIIGVLLSFSRMGVLLSGVLSVYWLIRLVKSRHPRKYLGLWFAVPLLAALVLQLVVHFPLQARFGLEQAVGAVQARFGAGDDFDVGGRGFIVDAYFRSMLKFSNVFLGLGFLNFQMVLEEVAGVNLVAHNEYLQIFADLGLAGWLMIGLILYQLFQHAQSRGASAPNPYAFPVAVILLGNLFLSTTLYNYVYFFYALYGAFALYRQRDQGRELPEVKPWAIQPRGSAARCAGRRFFSW, from the coding sequence TTGCTTACCAACCTGCTCTGCGCGGCATTGGGAATGATCGCCGGTTATAAAAACCGCGCCCATCTGCTGTACCTGTATCTCATCCTCTACCCCTTCGACGGCGCCGTTTTGAACGGCACCGGCATCACGGTCTTTCATGTCATCAGTTACGGCGTGCTGGCGCCGTTAATTCTCTATCTGGGTTACGACCTGCTGACCTTGGGGAAAAACGATGAGCGGGCCCGCTTTGCGACGGTATCGTTGAGCCTGGGGCTCCTCTACATCTATATCTTCTGCCGCTACCTGGCGGCGCTGAATCCGAAGCGGGATTCCTATTTCCTGGTTTTGACATCGGGCTTTGTCCTGATCTTCGGCGTCCTGTACTATTACCGGCAGCTTCAAACCGGGAGAATCATCCAGATCTTCAGACTGCTGATCCTGGTCGAGCTGGCGGTGGTGGCGCGGCAAGCGCTGTTTGGAGCCGAGCCTGGACTGGTCCTGGGGGTCTTCGACTTCAGCCGGATGGAACCCAAAGTGATTCTGGCCGAGGATTATTACCGTGCCACCGGAACGTTTCAAGATCCCAATTATTATGCGCTGTATCTGGCGGCGATCAGTTCGTTTCTGATGCTCCGTTTTTCATGGTTGAACGCGGGCGTCGGTTGGCTGGGGATCATCGGCGTACTGCTCTCCTTTTCCCGGATGGGCGTTCTGCTGAGCGGCGTGTTGTCCGTCTATTGGCTGATCCGGCTGGTAAAATCCAGGCATCCCCGCAAGTATCTCGGCCTGTGGTTCGCGGTGCCGCTGCTGGCCGCGCTCGTCCTGCAGCTGGTCGTCCATTTCCCATTGCAAGCGCGCTTCGGTTTGGAACAGGCTGTGGGCGCGGTCCAGGCCCGGTTCGGCGCGGGCGATGATTTTGACGTCGGGGGCCGGGGGTTTATCGTCGACGCCTATTTCCGTTCGATGCTGAAATTCTCCAATGTCTTTCTGGGTTTGGGCTTTTTGAATTTTCAGATGGTTCTGGAGGAGGTCGCCGGAGTCAATCTGGTGGCGCACAACGAATACCTCCAGATCTTCGCCGATCTGGGGCTGGCCGGGTGGCTGATGATCGGCCTGATCCTTTACCAACTGTTTCAGCACGCCCAATCGCGCGGCGCAAGCGCTCCGAATCCCTATGCTTTCCCGGTGGCAGTCATTTTGCTGGGGAACCTGTTTTTATCGACGACGCTCTATAACTACGTCTATTTTTTCTATGCGCTCTACGGCGCGTTTGCATTGTACCGGCAGCGCGACCAAGGACGGGAATTACCGGAGGTGAAGCCATGGGCAATCCAGCCGCGAGGCTCTGCGGCACGTTGCGCCGGACGCCGCTTCTTTTCCTGGTGA
- a CDS encoding cupin domain-containing protein gives MDNRSPNHPADGGFEIPQPIRDDGAGATDPGPRDMLRDLENPDMLVPPATDAGLLPNLKFSFSDTSMVLKPGGWSREITAREMPAMTTLAAVNMRLTPGGVREVHWHLASEWSYMLVGKARVTAVDERGRNFSADIGPGDLWYFPPRLPHSLQGLEEGCEFLLLFDDGHFSDLNTLSLSDLFAHYPKDVLAANFGVAACEFNTLPSGQVYIYQGTVPGPLECEAVRSPYGTVPRSFKHRLLAETPILSPGGSVRIADTSNFPVSVTTAAALVEIQPGALREIHWHPNNDELQYYISGQGRMTVFADNGRARTFDYRAGDIGYVPVGNVHYVQNTGDGALWFLEAFRSDRFVEVPLNQMMALTPRSIVAGNLCVGPEFLGALSPERRPVVRTCGPGWSSCHY, from the coding sequence ATGGATAACCGATCACCCAATCATCCGGCCGATGGCGGGTTCGAGATCCCCCAGCCCATCCGGGATGACGGCGCCGGCGCCACCGACCCGGGGCCCCGCGACATGCTCCGGGATCTGGAGAACCCCGACATGCTCGTTCCGCCGGCCACCGACGCCGGCTTGCTTCCCAATCTGAAATTTTCCTTCTCCGACACCAGCATGGTCCTGAAGCCGGGCGGCTGGTCCCGGGAGATCACCGCCCGGGAGATGCCGGCCATGACCACCCTGGCGGCGGTGAATATGCGGCTGACCCCCGGCGGGGTGCGCGAAGTCCACTGGCACCTGGCCTCGGAATGGTCCTATATGCTGGTGGGCAAGGCGCGGGTCACCGCCGTCGACGAACGGGGCCGCAATTTCAGCGCCGACATCGGCCCGGGCGATCTCTGGTATTTCCCGCCGCGCCTGCCCCATTCGCTGCAGGGCCTGGAAGAGGGGTGCGAGTTTCTGCTGCTCTTCGACGACGGCCATTTTTCCGATCTGAACACCCTGTCGCTCTCCGATCTCTTCGCCCATTATCCCAAAGACGTTCTGGCGGCCAATTTCGGGGTGGCGGCGTGCGAATTCAACACCCTGCCCTCGGGTCAGGTCTATATCTACCAGGGCACCGTTCCCGGCCCGCTGGAGTGCGAGGCGGTCCGGTCGCCCTACGGCACCGTTCCCCGAAGCTTCAAGCACCGCTTGCTGGCGGAGACCCCCATCCTCTCCCCGGGCGGCAGCGTGCGCATAGCGGATACCTCCAACTTCCCGGTCTCCGTCACCACCGCCGCGGCGCTGGTGGAGATCCAGCCCGGCGCGCTGCGCGAGATCCATTGGCATCCCAACAACGACGAGCTCCAATACTATATCTCCGGGCAGGGGCGGATGACGGTCTTCGCCGATAACGGCCGGGCCCGGACCTTCGATTACCGGGCCGGTGATATCGGCTACGTGCCCGTGGGCAACGTGCACTATGTCCAGAATACCGGCGATGGGGCGCTTTGGTTCCTGGAGGCTTTCAGGAGCGATCGCTTCGTGGAGGTGCCGCTCAACCAGATGATGGCGCTGACGCCGCGTTCGATCGTGGCCGGCAACCTCTGCGTCGGGCCGGAATTTCTGGGAGCCCTCAGCCCGGAGCGACGCCCGGTGGTCCGGACGTGCGGCCCCGGCTGGTCTTCCTGCCATTATTGA